Sequence from the Bos indicus x Bos taurus breed Angus x Brahman F1 hybrid chromosome 16, Bos_hybrid_MaternalHap_v2.0, whole genome shotgun sequence genome:
tgtctatatttcaataaaatattttaaaaaagagtagtgGTTCTCACACTTTTGGGTCTCAAGAACCCTTTATGAGATTTACTGAGGACTCTAAAAACCTTTTGTTTGTTGGTCATGATTACCaatatttaccatattagaaatggaaatggggcagggaggaggtgcGCACCGGTCACTGGCAGGCCCTCTGTGTGCCTTGGCACCACGTCCCGCTGGTGTTCCTGGCCCCggtgtgggtgtgggtgcagGGTGGCACAGCTCAGTGTCACATCAGCGAAGGCACAGGGGCCCCGCGCTACCTCCCTGCCTGCTTGAGCTCATCGCTGGAGGGACAGCAGTTCACCCCTGTGTCAAGGTTAGTGAGAGGCTGGACTGCCCGCTCCGGGAGAGGGGGCGGCTGCAGCCTGGATGCTCGGGAGCCAGAGCTTGAGTGAGCAGCTCCCAGCCGACCCTGCCCGGGGCCGCGGGCTCCCCAGGGACCAGCGGGATCTCCTGAGCCCAGAGCTGATCTCCCGCACTGTCTTTGGTCAGAAAGCTCCTCTCCATGTTCGCGTCTGTCCACTCATTGACCCCACGAGCACTGATTAAGCCcctgctgtgtgtcaggcactgtgccggGCACTGAGCGTACGACCAGGAGTAGGACGTGGGGCTGACATTCAGTTTTCTCCGGACAAGTTGGTAGATGACCCTCCATGCTGTGGGTCACGTGCAGGAAAACAAGGAGGCATGGGGCTGTGGAGCCTGGAGGAGGTTCCAAGTGTAGTCAGGGTGGTTAGAGCCGGCTTCCTGGGGGAGGCAACGCTCCTCTGATACTTGGAGGCAAATGGAGTGAGAGAAGGCCTCTGAGAAGCCTCTGTGGCCCCAGGAGCCGAGtgtgtggaggcagggaggctgagAGGGGGCCACAGGGCGGGCGGCCCACTGGGTCCATGCCAGGGGACGAGGAGTGGGACCACCCCGACTGAGGCTGGGTTCTGGCCAGGGATGCGGGGGATGCCTGCTGCACTCTGGGGCCCCTGGGCCAGCTCTGCTCTCAGAGAGCCCGAACCCACGTGGTCCTGAGGGCCACAAGGGCCGCCTGAACCCCAGCCACGGGCCCGGCCTACCTGCTGCTCCCAAAGCCACACAATCCAGTGTCTTACGTTTCCAGAGCTCCACAACCCACCTCAGCGTCACTGGGCGTCCTGGGCAACTCGCTCTGGAGGCGCATCCTGTCCTCACGGGGGTCTCCCCCGACCTCTGCCTCCTTATCACCCCACCCCCTGAGCTGCCGCTCACCCTCCGGCTCCCAAGGACCACAAGATTGGGTGGGGACCCCACGGACGATTCAGGAGAATCTCCCGGACTCAGCTCCTTAGTTAATCACATTTTCAAAGCCCCTTTGGCTGAGGAGGTGGCATATTTCCATTTTCGTTGGTACATCCGTTGCTGGCGGAGAGTAGGGGGTTGGGAGGGGCCTTGCGCAGCCAACACGGGTAATCCGTCCACACATCTCCCGGGCTGAGGGCACCAGTCCTGATTGTCTGCGGAGGGTCCTCCCTAGCCAGGGGCACGTCTGCACCAGAGCCTTACAGGCTCACAGCCCCGGGACAGCTGTGCTGTCGCTGGTGGGGTGAGGGCTTTGCGGGGGGCGGTTGACTCGGCCTCTGGGCAGATGAGCCCTGAGAAGAGGGGACTTTTTCAGGATAACTCTCAGCAAGGGCAGGAGACAGGCTGCAGAGGTACCAATGGGGAGCAGAGAGGGGGGCCTTGGAGCTGCGGCCTCGGGCTGAGCCCCACAGCACTGTGTGGGCAGCAGGCGGCCCGAGACCGTGGGGCTGAGGACGCTGCAGGCTGGTGGGGTGACAGGTGTGGGTGGGCGTGGGACTCTGGAGCCCGGGACCGGGGTCCGCGTGAAGCCTGAGGATGAATCAAGCCCCTCTGAGGCACCGCAGGGGAGGGTCCAAGGAGCGGATCACGGTCAGCACGTTCTCTGAGGTCGCCTGGCTGCTGGCCTTTTAGGTTGCTTTGACTGTTTTCGTTCTATTTGTCAGCCTGCtctctttgttcttccttttcagaAAGCAGGGTAATCCAAGCAGACAATTCATTTTGTCTTTGCCCATGTTAAGGTTTTGTACGAAAGTTATTGCAAAGGTTATAAACATGATAAACCCACGCAATAAGCTCACCCCCAGCTCCCAGATTCCTCCTCGGACCCCAGCCACTCCTTGGCAGGGCCTGCCTTTGTTTTCCACCCAGGCCACTCCACCTGGAACCGTGACCCCACATAACCTCCCAGACCCCGATCTCTCTCCCTGGCAGCCTTCTTGCATGGAGGCTTCCCAAAGGTGACCCGACAAAAGCCAAATCAGAGCCACTTCTGCTGGCCCGAGAGGGCGGGCTCTGTACCCCCTGTGGCCCTTGGGGATGTCCCCAAGAACACTCCGGTCCACCAGTTCTGTTCCTACCCTCCTGCTGCTGGCACGGCCTCGCCTGGTCTCTGCGAGGGTCAGTGTCCTGCCTGTTTTGCCCCGGCCTGGACTCCCGGCCCATGAGATGACCAACAATAATAGCCACTGGATTAACATAGCAGGCATTGTCTTCCTCTGACCAGAGGGTGGGTATTAGGTGTTCAACCATCATTCTAAAAATAGCCAGTAAACAGGTGCACCGCCCCCCATGCTGCTGGCATGGGGCtggagcgggggcgggggggggcggcgggggaggggggttAGTTCCAGGCTCGGATGTggggagccatctgggaaacctgcCAGGAGAGGGTGCGGAGCGTCTGTGGACCCTCAAAGTCCACCAGCCCGAGGGTCAGCCCGGGCCCAGGCCCCTCAGTGTACCCCCAGCACTGATGACCAGAGCACCAGGGTCAGGCGCCCTCCTGGGGCGCATACCAGAGTCTGAGGTGATGCCCAAACAGCAAGCCTCTGGCCCTCCTGGAGCCCAAGCTGGGGCCTGGTTTCCACATGTCCCTGCAAGGGATGTGGGGTCAGCGAGACAGCTCCTCAGAGCCCCACTCCTGCTTGGAGCCCCTCTGGTCTGTGGGCCCCCCCTTTCTGGGGCTCCTATCTCCTGGGTATGGCGCCATGTGCCCGGGCTTTGTGTGCCCCTGAGCTGGCACACGAGCGTCTTGGAGCTTGCTGGCTGCCGGGACCTGCCATGGCCCGTCCATGAGGCCGTGTGCGGTGGGCAGGGGGAGCAGGCGGGGGAGGGGCGCGGGTCTGTTCTATTTTTACCGGCCAGTGGCTGCGGGCCGCAGCTTTCATAGCCTGCCCTCTGCTCTGCCCCACAGTCTGCAGTCAGCCGCGAGCCGAGGCCAGCCTCACCCCCGGAGACCAAGGAAGGTGAGTGTCCCCTGCCTGGGCCGCAGCGCTGGGGCTTCAGACTTGGAGTAGGCCGGGGCCTGGGACGTCGAGAAGGGCGGCTCCCACCTGTGCAGCTGGGCTATGGATGGACGGCCCGAGATGGCTCTGCAGGGACAGCCGCCGGCCCGTCTAGGCTGGGAGCTGTGAGCTGGACTTCCCAGGCCCCCGGGAGCCCCACGGGAGAGCCTTCAGGTGGTCCCAGGAGGGAGCAGGGTGCTCTGGGCCCAGAGGGGCAGACGGAGAGCTTGGGGCAAGGGGAGCGGCGGCACCGGGGCAGGAGACGGGGGAGAAGCCGGGGTCGGGGGGCAGGACCCCCTCCCCTCGCCCACTGCTGACCGGGGAAACCCACCACCTTTGCTCTTGGTCTTGGGCGACGTGCTCGGCGCCCAGTGCTGTCTGCACGGTGGATGCAGCAGGAGCAGGCAGAGTGCCAGCCCTCCTCGGGGCTCCAGGGCAGAGAGCGAAGGCGACGGGGCCCCTGGGGGGCTGTTGGGGAGCGCATGGGGGCTGCAACCTGGGTGGGCTGTCTAATGGGGTGCGGGGCGTGAAGTCCGCTTGGCTGGGAGCCTGCCCCCAGCCCCGAGGGCGGATTTTCCTGCTCTGCGCCGGCTGCACAAGCCTTGCTGGGGGTCTGGAGGCCTGTGGTGCCCTTGAGCTGGGGTCCAAGGCTGGGGAGGCCGGGCGGCGGTGAGGGGGAGGCAGACATGAGCCCAAAGGGAGTGATCAGTCCTTTCCCCACCCTCACAGCCACACACACGCAACTCACAAGCCTCACGCCCACAGACACGTGGCCTCAGCCTCCGCTCCTGCGGTCCTTATCTCCCGCCGCCATGGGGGCCGGGCGTGCGCCCCCCACCGCAGAGTTGCCTCCTCCGCAGTTCTTATCGCTGGTCCCCCTTGTTTTCCAGGGGACCTGTCAATGGGTCCCGTCTGCGGGTGTCGGTTAGAGCAGCGCAGAGCTCCCTAGGCCTGGCATTTGTcagcaggcaggcagggggcGGGCTGTGGCTTGGCAGGGGGTCGGCACTGGCTGGGCAGGTAGTGGGTCCCCTGGGAGGCGTGGGCACAACCCGAGGGCAGTGTGTCCACCTCAGGGGGGCTCTGTGCCCCCTGGGCCGCTCGACAGGGGCTGTGAGGACCGAGCGGGTGCTCTCCCTAGCCGCACTCCTCTCGGGACCTCCTCAGAGGCCCCAGAATAAACAGCTGGCGATAAAATCTAACTTCAGCCAAACATCTCTGGAATGTGCGGATTGTTCCGCTCCCCTCTGTGCCCCAAGGTGACAGCTGAGGCTTCGGGTCACATTCCTGCAACCCAGCGGCAGGGGGGCCCACGGACACTCTGATGGGGGAGTCGGCAGGGGGGCTGCCCCCACTTGGGCGTCACAGGCACAGGGGAGCAGGGAGGACTGAGGCAGAGGTGGAGACGGCTCTGGAGGAGGTGGTGTGGTTGCTGCACTCCCCCACCCACTCCAGGACCTGGACCGAATCCAAACTCCCAACCCTGTGCGcagcccccctccccgcctcctctcccctccaacTCAGCTCAGGACTCCTGACCTGCCCTGTGCACCTGCCCCCACCCGTCATCCCTGAATCTTTTGCCCAGTGTCCACCCCCTGCACTGAATGTTCTCTGTTCAGGCTGGCCCCGAGTGTGGTCAGCCCGGCTGGAACATGCCCCTTCTATGGCTCAAGGACCCCTTCCTTGATCTGGGCCCCAGACTGTCAGGCTAAAAGGGGTCCCAGGATCACTGGTCAGGGGGCTTCAAACTGtgctccatagacagaggaccccaCCGAGGAGAATGGTGGTCCTGGGCTAACCGCCGCCCCCCCAACCAGGGCTGGCTGCTCTGGTGATTTGGCTTGAACAATGGGTTCAAGAACTAAACTTTAAGTGGAAAATGACTTCTTTGATCCTTGATTTTGCAGAGGAAAACGGGCCTGCAGAGGCTCAGGGTGAAACCAGAGGGGGACCCAGGGCTTGCCCTTCCTCCTGACCTGAGCCCCTCTCCCTGCAGTGCCCCCCACAGCCCTGCTCTGTGTGTACGGCTGTCCATGCGAATGGCGCCCCCTGGAGGTGTGCCAGGCGGCAGCTTCCGGTTTTCTGTGGTCGCTTTTGCAGACCCTTCCTCTCTGAGCCATCCATGACCACCTGCTGCCCACAGGGCGGTCTGTCTCACCCTGTCATCCAAGGCCCCCGAGTGAGCGCCCTCCAAACACCTCTTCCGTGGATACCATTCCGGTCCCCACAGGCATCAGCTAACTTTTTCTGGAAAGAAGCAGATAGGAAATACTTCAGGCTTTGCACGTTACATATGGTTTTGTCACATATTCTTTGTTTTACAACGTTTCAAGCAAAAACAGGCCGTTCCTGACCTGCGGGCTGCAGTTTGCAGATCCTGGCCCCACACACTAGCCCAGCAGAACTGCTTTTGGTTCCTCTGTTACGTATTTGCCTTCGTGAGATTTCTGTGCCCCTTgtatgaaggaggaaatgggtaGAGAGGAAAGGAGTGAAGGGACAAGTGTGTGCCGCCTCCTGACCCACTGGGGGGCGGTATGTCTTTTCCTGCTGTGGACCCTCTCTCCCAGGCTGGGTGGCTGATGCAGCCCCATGCCCAGCCAGTGTGGGTGGGGCAGGGATGGTGTGTCTCGCTCATCAGTAGTTCCTTCTGCCCCAGGTGCCAACCGCCCGTCACCATGCCGGAAGTGTAAGTAGCCCCCCGCCCCTTCCCAGGGTCCAAGAAGGCGTGTCCCTTTGCCGCAGACTTCAGATCATCTGTTCAGTCCCTGAAGCAGTTCCCTGGGAGGCCAGATCCTAAAACAGGGACAGTGCTGCATGCTGGGGTCCCCAGGGCCCCCACAAGGGCTCCCAGGGTTTGAGCAGAACTCCTCCCCGTTGGCCTGCATCTCAGAGGTTGTCTGTGCTGGTGAAATGGGTGGACCACGAGCTGTGACGGTACCACCGAGTAGATGAACAAAGCTTGGGGAGGTTCCGGGCGAGCTTCCCTCTGAGCACCCAGGACGGAAGCTTTCACAGCCCGGGCCCCCTCAAGAACCCCATCCTCCCCACCAAAAGATGACTGGTGTTTCCCAGCGAGGGGCTCCAGCAGCCCACGGAGCCTGTGGCTTTTCCTCCTTGGAGTGGCCCCTCCGCATGGTGTCTGTGTTCTCTCTGGGCACTGTCCCCATGGCCCTGCTCCCCGTCCCCGTGGCCTGCCCCCATCCCCATGGCCCTGTCCCAGCCTGCCCCCATCCCCGTGGCCTGCCCCCATCCCCGTGGCCCTGTCCCAGCCTGTCCCCAAGGGCTTCCCCCCTGTCCCCGTGGCCCTGTCCCAGCCTGTTCCCATGGTCTGTCCCCGTGGCCTGCCCCCCATCCCCGTGGTCCCCCCCCAAGAAGCTGAGCATTGTCCACACTTACTCTGTTTTCTGCTCCCCTCTGCCCCTGGTCTTCTTGTGACGGACGCCCACAGCGAGGTGAGTGAGACCCTGGGTATCTGTGTCCTGGTTGAGTCTTCAGTTGGGTGATGGGGTGTGGGGTGGACATTTGGGGAGAAGAGAGGGCTTGGGTCAAGGCCTGGGGAAGGGGTGTCCAGAGGCTGAGCAAACTCCCTGGATATGGGGCTCCTCAAGGTCCAGGGAGGGGGTACCCTGTGTGTGACGCCCTTCCCTGAAGGTGGTCCTGAGGTTGGGACCAGTGTGACTGACCCACGCTGACCACCTAGCAGTTCTGCCTTGCCGGGCCTGAGAGTGCTGCAGCCCTGGGGGGCCATCTTGTTCTTGCAGAGCAGGTCCTGGGCAAAGCCACACTTGCAGGGTGGGAGGAGATCCTCCTCGGATTAGTCCATGCCCCACCGACCTCCCCACCCCTCAGTGGGATGTTGAGGGAGGAGCCAGGGTCCTTGCCCCGCCCCCGCGGCGGTCCTCGTCTGTTCAGGCTGGTAAGGACACAGGCTCTGTTCAGCCAAGGTGGGCGCTGCAGTGGGCAGCTCTGGACCCAGGGCTGGCCGACAGAAATCAGCAACAATGGATGGACGCTGGGCAGAGGTTCTCAGTGAGAATCGGAAAGCCTGGCTTTCAACAGTTGTGGGAATCTGTGAGTGTTGCTGAGGCTTGTATGAATGTGAGTTCATGGTGACTGACAGAGTGCAAGGTGGCCCCAAGCTCCCCACGTGGTGGGGAGACAGCACTGCTGGGAAGCATTTCCAAGGGTGAGGGACAGTGGACACTGAGGCTGGCGATGACCTTAGCCACAGTCCGCTCCTGGCAACCACGCTGACTGGACCCCAGTCAGACCCCAGGCTTTCCTAGAGGAGGAGACAGACCACACTGAACGGCGGATTAGAAGCTTGCTCCAGGCCCCATAGCCCATTCATCTGCTCCCATGGGGACTGCTCATGGCCCATCATTTCCACCTCATGCACAGGAATGGCAGACCGAGCTGTGGTCTGGGGTCAGTCCAGTAGCTGCTGGCTGGAGTGGGGTTTGTGATCGCCTGTGTCCAGGAGGGGACAGGAGCCCTGGGAGTCCGGGGTGGAGAGGTGACCCCTTCGCTTCCCTGGAGAATACACCTACAGGGCTGAGACCTGTTAGACCGTATCTAGTCAGCAAGAGATGTCAAAGATTTTTAATAAGAGGAGAAAATACTGTTTTCTGAGAGTGATTATGTGGATAGTGTCGACATCAGCCAAAAGTTTGACGACTGAAGTGATAAGCTTCTTCACTGAGGAACTCACAGCTTGTTTCTTTGACATGAGGTGGAGTTGCCCCCAGAGATGCGGGCTGTCCTTGCTGCTGGAGGCCTGTGCTTGTCCAAACCTCACTCTGTCTACAGTCCCTCTGCTGGCCTGGGGCGGGGGTGTCTCAGCCCCCTGATTCACAGATGAGGGAGGGGTGCGCAGACCCCAGGGCCCGCAGGGTGTTTTGCAGGATCCAGCGCATTGGTCAGGGAGCTGAGTCTCTGAATCTGAGGGGTTAAATCACAGACGGGCACTTAAGGGACCCTGAGGCAGGGGTTCTGGGTGCTGAGGGTGACTGGGCAGTGTTGGTCCAGATTTCTGGTTCTGTGCCCTCTGCCTCAgctgtctctcctcctccttctcagagAAAACCCAAGATCACTGCCTCCCGCAAACTCCTGCTGAAGGTGAGCGGGTTCCCCGCCCTGGGGGAGACAGCTGGGGAGACAGCTGGGGAGGCAGAAGGGTGCAGGGCTCCTCTGAGACTGGGGTGGCCGGGGAAGGGGAGATGGCTGAGGAACGGAGGCACAACAGAGGGGGCCAGTGGAGcccagagcctgagctctgggcCTGGGGGGAGGCCGGACCCCTCGTGGGGACAAGGGCTGGTTTTGTTTTGGTAAGTGTTTCTCTCTCAGGCGCTCTGGGTCCTACAAGGATGGGAAATGATAAGAGGAAGGTGGAAGGGCAGTGAGGCCCAGGGTCCGAGCGCCCACGTGGTCAGATGGGTCCCAGGGTCTGGCCTCGTGAGGTGCACACACTCCGCACGTGTGGCCTCCTTGTGCCCACGTGCCTCCTcaggggcggggccagggccCGCCCAGCCTGGGGCCCACCTTCCCGTGTGGTGCTTGGATACTCATCCGGCTTGGCTCCGTCCTGTGCAGAGCCTGATGCTGGCCAAAGCCAAGGAGTGCTGGGAGCAGGAGCACGAGGAGCGCGAGGCTGAGAAGAAGCGCTACCTGGCGGAGCGCATCCCCGCGCTGCAGACCCGCGGGCTGTCGCTCAGCGCCCTGCAGGTGTGGGGGCGGGCAGGTGATGgtgtgtgggtgggggggtggcaggtggggtggggatggggggtggggtctGGGGGGAGAGGGGCCCCGACAGGTGACCAGGATGGGGGGGCAGGCCAGCCCAGGGAGCCCAGCAGGCAGGTGGGCAGCTCGCTGGGGAGGCCCCTTCTCCAGAAGGGGCCTGGCTTCCCCTGCAGATGGCTTTAAAGTTTTCCTAACATTAATAAGAGGGTAGATACCAGTGACTGCAGAGCAAAGGGGCTGGAAGGAAACAGATCTCCTTTGACGTAGGACGTGGCTATGCACTGATAAACCACTGAATGTGAATGTGTGTGGTCCATGCCTCGTTCACCACACATCACAGCTTGCCGGGCCCAGCCTAATAAGTGCAGGGCACTCACACAGCCGACAGTTGGGTGAAATCAGCTGACAGGAAGCCTATGTTATGATGAAGAGTTGAATATACCCTGTTATTCACTGAAGATGAGAAGTGGTTGTCTGGCACGAATGGCTCCGAGTGTTTTGATGGTTCCCTGCCTGAGCATGGGGCCGCCCTGCTTGGCACTGCATGTCAGCCTGAGGAAGGTACAAATCCAGAATTCCAAGGATGGTTTCTGCTGAACGTGCATCAGTGCCTCACCACCACCGTCATAAGTTGAACCATCCTTAGACCAGGGACCGTCTGTAAACcaaggcttccaggtggtgcagtggtagagaatccccTGCCGAtgaaggagactcaagagatatgagtttgatccttgggtcaggaagatcccctggagaaggaagtggcaacctgcttcagcatccttgcctgggaaatcccatggacagaggagtctggcaggctacagtccacggggtcagaatcagacatgaattagcaagtaaacaacaatcTGTAAATCAAGACGTCATCCATGGTTCCCTCCAATTGGTGGcagtattcttattttatttattctcattAATTATTCTTACTTTATCTTTTTGGTTAATACACAGCTttcaaaattttacaaataacGTATTCTttttatcaaaagaaaacttTCTGGCGATAACAAGTAcattcagaaaggaaaacaaagggcTTCCATTCAGAGTGAGGGCTCCAACAGCCCCTTCAGGTTGAGGGTGGGAGGTGGCCAAGGGCCCCCGGCTGAGGGGCGGAAAAGGGTCTGGGGGCTGAGCGCTCCTAGTCTCCCTTCCCGATTCCCTGCTTCCCCAGGACCTGTGCCGTGACCTGCATGCCAAAGTGGAGGTGGTGGACGAGGAGCGTTACGACATCGAGGCCAAGTGCCTGCACAACACCAGGgaggtgaggggctgggagggtgggggtgggtggggccgctggggagggaggcgggctcTGACTGGCAGGAGTGGACCGGATCCCCCTCCCACTGCGGACTCTGGAGATGCCCAGCCCTGGAGATGGCGGGGGAGGGCGGTCTCACTGATGAAAGGCACGACTTCCTCCAGCCCGCCAGGAGGGCTCCGCAGTGGGACAGCAGCCCCCGTTTGCTCACCCACACACATCGTCACAGCCTGGCGATGACAGCTCCCCTTGGGCACGGCCTTCCTGTGCACTATGCCTGTGATCACTCTGCGCGCCTGTGCACCAAGTGGTGCTTTTATCCGCACCCGACAGATGAGGGCCCTGAGGTTCAGCGAGGCTGGGAACCTCGGCCCGGGTCACACAGCAGTGGGCCTGGGACAGTCTGTCCCTGAC
This genomic interval carries:
- the TNNI1 gene encoding troponin I, slow skeletal muscle isoform X1, with amino-acid sequence MSPEKRGLFQDNSQQGQETGCRVCSQPRAEASLTPGDQGRCQPPVTMPEVERKPKITASRKLLLKSLMLAKAKECWEQEHEEREAEKKRYLAERIPALQTRGLSLSALQDLCRDLHAKVEVVDEERYDIEAKCLHNTREIKDLKLKVLDLRGKFKRPPLRRVRVSADAMLRALLGSKHKVSMDLRANLKSVKKEDTEKERPVEVGDWRKNVEAMSGMEGRKKMFDAAKSPTTQ